A stretch of the Acidimicrobiales bacterium genome encodes the following:
- a CDS encoding ribonuclease HII, which translates to MTSACLPGTGTERALLAGGCATVAGIDEVGRGAWAGPVSVGVAVVTLETLSCLPEGVRDSKLLTERAREALFAPLAAALTAYAVGHASAQECDALGLTAAQRLAADRALDSLGQVPAALIVDGCHDYTGRGALPLVGADRRSLVVAAASVLAKVTRDRLMAAAAERHPGYGFERNKGYPSAEHRRAVARLGLTSLHRRTWSVGVTGRSLLEADQDGGARPLDRRAAPIASEAGAV; encoded by the coding sequence GTGACGAGCGCGTGCCTGCCCGGCACGGGTACCGAGCGGGCGCTCCTCGCCGGAGGGTGCGCGACCGTCGCGGGGATCGACGAGGTGGGCCGGGGCGCCTGGGCGGGGCCGGTCAGCGTCGGGGTGGCGGTCGTCACGCTCGAGACCCTGTCGTGCCTGCCGGAGGGCGTGCGCGACTCGAAGCTGCTCACCGAGCGTGCACGCGAGGCGCTCTTCGCCCCGCTCGCAGCGGCGCTGACCGCCTACGCCGTCGGTCACGCGAGCGCGCAGGAGTGCGACGCTCTCGGGCTCACCGCGGCCCAGCGGCTGGCGGCCGACCGGGCGCTCGACTCCCTCGGGCAGGTTCCGGCGGCGCTGATCGTGGACGGCTGTCACGACTACACGGGGCGCGGAGCGCTCCCGCTCGTCGGCGCGGACCGACGCTCGCTCGTCGTCGCCGCGGCCTCGGTCCTCGCGAAGGTGACGCGCGACCGGCTCATGGCAGCCGCAGCCGAGCGGCACCCCGGGTACGGGTTCGAGCGCAACAAGGGCTACCCGTCGGCGGAGCACCGGCGCGCGGTGGCCCGCCTCGGGCTCACCTCGCTGCACCGGCGCACGTGGTCGGTCGGCGTGACCGGGCGCAGCCTGCTCGAAGCGGACCAGGACGGGGGTGCGCGGCCGTTGGATCGGCGGGCCGCACCTATCGCCTCGGAGGCAGGCGCGGTATAA
- a CDS encoding Glu/Leu/Phe/Val dehydrogenase produces MPTSEEGPPPASDGYDAWVAVCERIADGASLVGLDESMTRLLTTPEKVLEVAVPVRRDDGRIDVFTGWRVHHNTARGPGKGGIRFHPSVTAHEISALAAEMTIKCAVVDIPFGGAKGGVAFDPSSLSLGELERLTRRYTFDIVSLLGPDRDVPAPDVNTDERVMSWVMDTISVLSGRAQPGVVTGKPIAIGGSHGRAGATSQGVTICTRALFDALGLKLAGARCVLQGYGKVGAPLAYLLASLGMRVVAVADVAGAVYNPAGIDPAGLSEHVARTGTVVGFPKADPLGRDEIFDLECELVVPAALGGVINAEVAERLGARVVVEAANGPTTPAADAVLERRGIVVVPDVLANAGGVVVSYFEWAQDRAGYPWEPGVISARLHATMEQAFRATQEKAEALKVSLRRAAVALGLERVAEATRLRGLFP; encoded by the coding sequence GTGCCGACGAGCGAGGAGGGGCCGCCGCCGGCGTCCGACGGCTACGACGCGTGGGTCGCCGTCTGCGAGCGGATCGCGGACGGGGCTTCGCTCGTCGGGCTCGACGAGTCCATGACGCGCCTGCTCACGACCCCTGAGAAGGTCCTCGAGGTCGCCGTGCCAGTCCGCCGCGACGACGGCCGGATCGACGTCTTCACCGGTTGGCGCGTGCACCACAACACGGCCCGGGGGCCTGGCAAGGGCGGGATCCGCTTCCATCCCTCGGTCACTGCCCACGAGATCAGCGCGCTCGCGGCGGAGATGACGATCAAGTGCGCCGTCGTCGACATCCCCTTCGGGGGTGCCAAGGGCGGCGTGGCGTTCGACCCGTCGTCGCTCTCGCTCGGCGAGCTCGAGCGCCTGACCCGGCGCTACACCTTCGACATCGTCTCGCTCCTCGGCCCCGACCGAGATGTCCCCGCCCCGGACGTCAACACCGACGAGCGGGTGATGTCGTGGGTGATGGACACGATCTCGGTCCTGTCCGGACGGGCGCAGCCGGGCGTCGTCACCGGCAAGCCGATCGCGATCGGGGGGAGCCACGGGCGTGCCGGGGCGACATCGCAGGGCGTGACGATCTGCACGCGGGCGCTGTTCGACGCGCTGGGCCTCAAGCTGGCGGGCGCTCGCTGCGTCCTCCAGGGCTACGGCAAGGTCGGCGCGCCGCTCGCCTACCTGCTCGCCTCGCTCGGGATGCGTGTCGTCGCGGTGGCCGACGTCGCCGGGGCGGTGTACAACCCCGCCGGCATCGACCCGGCCGGACTGTCCGAGCACGTCGCCCGGACCGGCACCGTCGTCGGGTTTCCGAAGGCCGACCCGCTCGGCCGGGACGAGATCTTCGACCTCGAGTGCGAGCTCGTCGTGCCGGCCGCGCTCGGCGGCGTGATCAACGCCGAGGTCGCCGAGCGCCTCGGCGCGCGCGTGGTCGTGGAGGCGGCGAACGGCCCGACGACGCCAGCGGCAGATGCTGTGCTCGAACGCCGCGGAATCGTCGTCGTCCCCGACGTGCTCGCCAACGCAGGTGGCGTCGTCGTCTCGTACTTCGAGTGGGCCCAGGATCGCGCCGGCTACCCGTGGGAGCCAGGCGTGATCTCGGCGCGCCTGCACGCGACGATGGAGCAGGCCTTCCGCGCCACCCAGGAGAAGGCGGAAGCCCTGAAGGTGTCCCTGCGCCGAGCGGCCGTGGCTCTCGGCTTGGAGCGCGTCGCGGAAGCGACGCGCCTGCGCGGGCTGTTCCCGTAG
- a CDS encoding NAD(P)H-dependent glycerol-3-phosphate dehydrogenase, with protein sequence MQLRNAAVLGAGSWGTTVADLLARRLPTVLWARSEEVADEVRRSRTNRAYLGDHRLSRSLEATASLEEALEGRSLVVLAVPSHGLREVLKAGAVAVGEGAVVVSLTKGLEETTLARMTEIVAECWPGRSVGVLTGPNLAGEILAGQPAASVVASVDAALARELQRLFGSRSLRVYTNHDVVGCEVAGAAKNVMAIACGMAVGLGLGDNTRGALVTRALAEMARLGVALGGEPLTFSGLAGLGDLVATCTSRRSRNFAVGVALGEGRRLAEVLAGARTVAEGVRTCRPLVELARRHGVEVPVAEQVVAVCHGGRSPRDSLPLLMHRAAKSEFEGVLSR encoded by the coding sequence GTGCAGCTGAGGAATGCCGCCGTGCTCGGCGCCGGGTCGTGGGGAACCACGGTCGCGGACCTGCTCGCGCGCCGTCTGCCGACGGTGCTGTGGGCACGCTCGGAGGAGGTTGCCGACGAGGTGCGGCGTTCGCGCACCAATCGCGCCTACCTCGGCGACCACCGGCTCTCGCGCTCGCTCGAGGCGACGGCCTCGCTCGAGGAGGCGCTCGAGGGGCGCTCGCTCGTCGTGCTCGCCGTCCCGAGCCACGGTCTGCGCGAGGTGCTGAAGGCGGGCGCCGTGGCTGTCGGCGAAGGCGCCGTCGTCGTCAGCCTTACCAAGGGCCTCGAGGAGACGACGCTCGCTCGGATGACGGAGATCGTCGCCGAGTGCTGGCCTGGCAGGTCCGTGGGGGTCCTCACCGGCCCGAACCTCGCGGGCGAGATCCTGGCCGGCCAGCCGGCCGCGTCGGTCGTCGCCTCGGTCGACGCAGCGCTGGCGCGCGAGCTCCAGCGACTGTTCGGCTCGAGATCCCTGCGCGTCTACACGAACCACGACGTCGTCGGCTGCGAGGTCGCCGGCGCCGCGAAGAACGTCATGGCGATCGCCTGCGGCATGGCGGTCGGCCTCGGACTCGGGGACAATACCCGTGGCGCGCTCGTGACCCGTGCCCTCGCCGAGATGGCGCGCCTCGGCGTGGCGCTGGGCGGCGAGCCGCTCACCTTCTCCGGCCTTGCCGGGCTCGGCGACCTCGTCGCCACCTGCACGAGCAGGAGGAGCCGCAACTTCGCCGTCGGGGTGGCACTCGGCGAAGGTCGTCGCCTCGCCGAGGTCCTCGCCGGCGCGCGCACCGTGGCGGAGGGGGTGCGCACCTGCCGCCCCCTCGTCGAGCTCGCTCGGCGCCACGGCGTCGAGGTCCCCGTCGCGGAGCAGGTCGTCGCCGTGTGCCACGGCGGCCGCTCGCCGAGGGACTCCCTCCCCCTCCTCATGCACCGGGCGGCCAAGTCCGAGTTCGAGGGCGTGCTCTCGCGCTAG
- the cofC gene encoding 2-phospho-L-lactate guanylyltransferase, translated as MRALLVPVKAFSRAKERLAGVLDDAERASLARRLAAGVLAASGSMPRFVVCDDDDVASWATSSGATVIWTPGLGLSGAVRHGVERLAARGFRLVVVAHADLPFAAALDAFGEPGLVTLAPDRRLDGTNVAAVPAGSGFAFAYGPGSFRRHRAAARRAGLPCRLVYDWNLACDVDVAEDLGLLSQDPLVDGPPGVPGRGRADTATVRRSP; from the coding sequence GTGCGTGCGCTCCTCGTGCCGGTCAAGGCCTTCTCGAGGGCCAAGGAGCGGCTCGCGGGCGTCCTCGACGACGCCGAGCGTGCGTCGCTCGCGCGCCGCCTCGCGGCTGGCGTCCTCGCGGCCAGCGGCTCGATGCCGCGCTTCGTCGTCTGCGACGACGACGACGTCGCGAGCTGGGCAACCTCGTCGGGGGCAACGGTGATCTGGACGCCCGGACTCGGCCTCTCCGGCGCGGTGCGCCACGGCGTCGAGCGACTCGCGGCGCGCGGCTTCCGCCTCGTCGTCGTGGCGCACGCCGACCTCCCCTTCGCCGCGGCGCTCGACGCCTTCGGCGAACCGGGCCTGGTGACGCTCGCGCCCGATCGCCGGCTCGACGGAACGAACGTCGCCGCCGTTCCCGCCGGCTCCGGCTTCGCCTTCGCGTACGGCCCGGGCTCGTTCCGGCGCCACCGCGCCGCGGCGCGCCGCGCCGGCCTGCCCTGCCGCCTCGTCTACGACTGGAACCTCGCGTGCGACGTCGACGTCGCCGAGGACCTCGGCCTGCTCTCGCAGGATCCACTCGTCGACGGCCCGCCCGGAGTGCCCGGACGAGGGCGCGCGGACACCGCCACGGTGAGGCGGTCGCCGTGA
- a CDS encoding DMT family transporter, whose amino-acid sequence MAILLALLAAAANALATILQRIGVEEASPAPGSTRSLMASVLRRPIWFAGLGLTTASFFLQAIALSLGDLSTVQPVMVTEIVFLVLVLGSWFRRTLGWRELVGATGTAAGLGVFLALSAARGGHGRPSHLDWALLLLACGGAVALAAGAARRGPRWWRAAAYGVAAGICFALTAAFVKSAADQWQHGPLTLLVHFEAYGVAVSGLAGLVLSQHALEAGPVAASQSALLIVNPLSSIVIGVWLFGDHLHAFGARAGLEGAALFVMFTALFVLSGSPLVATGAEERLTEQRPYERVVTSSPT is encoded by the coding sequence ATGGCGATCCTGCTCGCGCTGCTCGCCGCGGCCGCCAATGCTCTTGCGACGATTCTGCAACGAATCGGTGTCGAGGAGGCGTCGCCGGCCCCCGGCTCGACTCGGTCGCTCATGGCGAGCGTGCTTCGCCGCCCGATCTGGTTCGCGGGGCTCGGCCTCACGACCGCCAGCTTCTTCCTCCAGGCCATCGCGCTGTCGCTCGGCGACCTCTCGACGGTCCAGCCCGTGATGGTCACGGAGATCGTCTTCCTCGTCCTCGTGCTCGGCAGCTGGTTCCGGCGCACGCTCGGGTGGCGCGAGCTGGTCGGTGCGACCGGGACTGCCGCTGGCCTCGGCGTCTTCCTGGCTCTGTCGGCGGCGCGCGGCGGGCACGGTCGCCCCTCGCACCTCGACTGGGCGCTCCTGCTCCTCGCCTGCGGCGGTGCGGTGGCCCTCGCGGCCGGTGCGGCGCGACGCGGCCCCCGCTGGTGGCGTGCCGCCGCCTACGGGGTCGCTGCCGGGATCTGCTTCGCGCTCACCGCAGCGTTCGTGAAGAGCGCGGCGGACCAGTGGCAGCACGGGCCCCTCACGCTCCTCGTGCACTTCGAGGCCTACGGGGTCGCGGTGAGCGGCCTCGCGGGTCTCGTCCTGAGCCAGCACGCGCTCGAGGCGGGGCCGGTCGCGGCGTCGCAGTCGGCGCTGCTCATCGTCAACCCGCTCTCGAGCATCGTGATCGGGGTCTGGCTCTTCGGCGACCACCTGCACGCGTTCGGCGCGCGCGCGGGCCTCGAGGGGGCAGCCTTGTTCGTCATGTTCACGGCCCTCTTCGTGCTCTCCGGCTCCCCGCTCGTCGCGACCGGTGCCGAGGAGCGCCTCACCGAGCAGCGGCCCTACGAGCGCGTGGTCACGAGCAGCCCCACCTGA
- a CDS encoding PIG-L family deacetylase, whose product MTTTDLDTPARALAIGAHPDDIEFGCGGTLAKWALQGCEIFHLVLTDGSKGSWDAASDAAALVQCRHEEQRAAQRALGGHGGVTFLDWPDGELEAGLYQRLQVAACIRRCAPDVVLGHDPWKRYRIHPDHRNAGWLTTDGVVAARDPLFFPELGLPPHRPRTILLFEADDADHLEDISATFDTKLAALLCHRSQLRSTMGIDAATGSPRYEEQLGAFEARLRQEAVDAAGTSGILLAESFKRIDDR is encoded by the coding sequence GTGACGACCACTGACCTCGACACGCCGGCGCGCGCCCTCGCGATCGGAGCCCATCCCGACGACATCGAGTTCGGCTGCGGCGGCACCCTCGCCAAGTGGGCCCTCCAGGGCTGCGAGATCTTCCACCTCGTCCTCACCGACGGCTCGAAGGGCAGCTGGGACGCGGCCAGCGACGCGGCCGCCCTCGTCCAGTGCCGCCACGAGGAGCAGCGCGCGGCCCAGCGCGCCCTCGGCGGGCACGGCGGCGTCACCTTCCTCGACTGGCCTGATGGCGAGCTCGAGGCGGGGCTCTACCAACGGCTCCAGGTCGCTGCCTGCATCCGACGGTGCGCACCCGACGTGGTGCTCGGGCACGACCCCTGGAAGCGCTACCGGATCCATCCGGACCACCGCAACGCGGGCTGGCTCACGACCGACGGCGTCGTCGCGGCGCGCGACCCGCTCTTCTTCCCCGAACTCGGCCTGCCGCCGCACCGACCGCGCACGATCCTGCTCTTCGAGGCGGACGACGCCGACCACCTCGAGGACATCTCCGCCACCTTCGACACCAAGCTCGCCGCGCTCTTGTGCCACCGCAGCCAGCTCCGCTCGACGATGGGCATCGACGCAGCGACGGGTTCGCCTCGCTACGAGGAACAGCTCGGCGCCTTCGAGGCGCGCCTGCGACAGGAGGCCGTCGATGCTGCCGGCACGAGCGGCATCCTGCTCGCCGAGTCCTTCAAGCGGATCGACGACCGCTGA
- a CDS encoding HU family DNA-binding protein, with amino-acid sequence MGARGSHDEREGVVRAAIWVPAGRVRTAVVARCRTARPTAARQLLDGEEGGKPWKNSSRSVAASVRSNPLTRRARDLGSDIACICAVDPLVLRGLRSIFKEVGVNRTELVEAISGDTGLTRVQAAAALDALVYEITNGVRAGTPVRITGFGTFKLRERQARRGRNPQTGAPVRIKASKGIGFTPGVQLKADLNSRGTLAKPKPLAAPATKASATARKAGAKAAGSKTAASKPTARRTAPKAVAARVPARNAGTRRTPAKQAANKAPAKRGARRA; translated from the coding sequence ATGGGCGCGCGAGGCAGCCACGACGAGCGCGAGGGCGTCGTTCGCGCTGCGATCTGGGTGCCTGCCGGGCGGGTCCGTACCGCTGTCGTCGCGCGTTGCCGTACCGCTCGGCCTACCGCCGCCCGACAGCTGCTGGACGGTGAAGAGGGAGGAAAACCTTGGAAGAACTCCTCGCGTTCCGTTGCGGCAAGCGTGCGCTCGAACCCGCTGACACGGCGTGCTCGAGACCTCGGAAGCGACATTGCTTGCATTTGCGCCGTAGATCCTCTTGTATTGCGTGGACTTCGCAGCATCTTCAAGGAGGTAGGAGTGAACAGAACCGAATTGGTCGAGGCGATCAGCGGCGATACGGGTCTGACCCGTGTGCAGGCAGCAGCGGCACTCGACGCCCTCGTCTACGAGATCACCAACGGAGTACGTGCAGGCACGCCGGTGCGCATCACCGGATTCGGGACGTTCAAGCTGCGCGAGCGCCAGGCCCGCCGTGGCCGGAACCCGCAGACGGGCGCCCCCGTGCGGATCAAGGCATCGAAGGGCATCGGGTTCACCCCTGGGGTCCAGCTGAAGGCCGACCTCAACTCGCGAGGCACGCTCGCCAAGCCGAAGCCGCTCGCTGCTCCTGCGACCAAGGCGTCGGCGACGGCGCGCAAGGCGGGTGCGAAGGCCGCCGGGAGCAAGACCGCTGCGAGCAAGCCAACCGCGCGCAGGACGGCCCCGAAGGCCGTGGCCGCGCGTGTCCCGGCGAGGAACGCTGGCACGAGGCGCACGCCGGCCAAGCAGGCTGCGAATAAGGCACCGGCAAAGCGCGGCGCTCGGCGCGCCTGA
- a CDS encoding RpiB/LacA/LacB family sugar-phosphate isomerase, with protein sequence MRIALGSDEETPLVEHIARHLRAAGHSVERLAPGAAWPEVGRTVARAVVRGDADRGIVCCYTGTGVAIAANKVPGARAALCGDAATALGARRWNDANVLALSLRLTSEALASEVVDAFLEGEPDPAEAEAIARVEPAQ encoded by the coding sequence GTGCGCATCGCGCTCGGGAGCGACGAGGAGACCCCGCTCGTCGAGCACATCGCTCGGCACCTCCGCGCTGCCGGCCACAGCGTCGAGCGGCTCGCCCCGGGCGCGGCCTGGCCCGAGGTCGGGCGCACCGTCGCTCGGGCGGTTGTGCGCGGCGACGCGGACCGGGGCATCGTGTGCTGCTACACGGGGACGGGCGTCGCCATTGCGGCGAACAAGGTCCCCGGGGCGCGTGCCGCGCTCTGCGGCGACGCGGCGACCGCGCTCGGCGCTCGCCGGTGGAACGACGCCAACGTGCTCGCGCTCTCGCTCCGGCTGACGAGCGAGGCGCTCGCCAGCGAGGTCGTCGACGCCTTCCTCGAGGGCGAGCCAGACCCGGCCGAGGCCGAGGCCATCGCCCGCGTCGAGCCGGCGCAGTGA
- a CDS encoding type IV secretory system conjugative DNA transfer family protein, with protein MAASRAHRDGLYLGEGAGGPVFAPPEHGLLVLGPPRSGKTAAVVVPNVLKAAGSVLAVSTKRDVLDTTASARARLGPVLCFDPSGTLDPPPPVRRIGWSPVAAARRWDHAVLLAESMVGASRPSDHADAVHWNERAGALLATLLHAAALAGTSMYDVVAAVNRRRPERFLDVLARHGAALALDLLTGIVETDEREQSGIWSTASGILAAYRTHEALDATRLEPFDARRFVAERATLYVAVSGEHQRHLAPLVAGIVRDVRSAAYAARARDETAPVPRPPVLLVLDELANIAPLHDLPALVAEGASQGLVTLACLQDLSQARGRFGALADGFLSLFGAKLVLGGIGDVRTLDTLARLAGELDVPSASVTFGAGGTFLRRRSTTVAPRRVPRLPADRIARPPGRHATAVLGARPARVALTPWYASSPWREAAGLDGPRHAPGRDAGREGPATLRR; from the coding sequence GTGGCTGCCTCGCGCGCCCATCGCGACGGCCTGTATCTCGGCGAGGGAGCGGGCGGCCCCGTCTTCGCCCCGCCCGAGCACGGCCTCCTCGTCCTCGGTCCGCCGCGCTCGGGGAAGACCGCGGCGGTCGTCGTCCCGAACGTCCTCAAGGCCGCGGGGAGCGTCCTCGCGGTCTCGACCAAGCGCGACGTCCTCGACACGACGGCGAGCGCCCGGGCGCGCCTCGGCCCCGTCCTCTGCTTCGACCCGAGCGGGACCCTCGACCCGCCGCCGCCGGTACGGCGGATCGGCTGGTCTCCGGTCGCAGCGGCCCGGCGGTGGGACCACGCGGTCCTCCTCGCGGAGTCGATGGTCGGCGCGAGCCGCCCCAGTGATCATGCAGATGCCGTGCACTGGAACGAACGGGCGGGGGCCCTGCTCGCCACGCTGCTCCACGCCGCCGCCCTCGCCGGGACGTCGATGTACGACGTCGTCGCCGCCGTGAACCGACGCCGGCCCGAGCGGTTCCTCGACGTGCTGGCGCGCCACGGCGCCGCGCTGGCGCTCGACCTGCTCACCGGGATCGTCGAGACGGACGAGCGGGAGCAGAGCGGGATCTGGTCCACGGCGTCCGGCATCCTCGCCGCCTACCGGACGCACGAGGCACTCGACGCGACGCGCCTCGAGCCCTTCGATGCGCGCCGCTTCGTCGCAGAACGGGCGACCCTCTACGTCGCCGTGTCCGGAGAGCACCAGCGGCACCTCGCTCCGCTCGTCGCGGGCATCGTCCGTGACGTCAGGAGCGCCGCCTACGCGGCGCGCGCTCGAGACGAGACGGCCCCGGTGCCACGACCGCCCGTGCTGCTCGTGCTCGACGAGCTCGCCAACATCGCGCCGCTCCACGATCTCCCGGCGCTCGTCGCGGAAGGCGCCAGCCAGGGCCTGGTCACGCTCGCCTGCCTGCAGGATCTCTCCCAGGCCCGGGGCCGCTTCGGCGCGCTCGCTGACGGCTTCCTCTCCCTGTTCGGCGCCAAGCTCGTCCTCGGTGGCATCGGCGACGTCCGGACGCTCGACACGCTCGCACGGCTCGCCGGAGAGCTCGACGTCCCGAGCGCCTCGGTCACCTTCGGCGCCGGCGGGACGTTCCTTCGCCGCCGCTCGACGACCGTCGCGCCTCGCCGAGTGCCGCGGCTGCCCGCGGACCGCATCGCGCGACCCCCTGGTCGCCACGCGACCGCGGTGCTCGGCGCGCGCCCGGCGCGCGTCGCGCTCACGCCCTGGTACGCGTCGTCCCCCTGGCGAGAGGCAGCCGGCCTGGACGGCCCGAGGCACGCGCCAGGTCGCGACGCGGGACGCGAGGGCCCCGCGACACTCCGGCGCTGA
- the mobF gene encoding MobF family relaxase: MLTVAKVARGGEAYYLATAPPQGAGPLLEPAGYWLGTRARDLGPAAVDRSTLGALLEGVDAVTGEVRGTALHRRRIVAFDCTFSAPKSASVLFALGAPETAAALREAHDASVAATLAYLERRAARVRREVGGERVAVPADGFAAAAFVHRTSRAPDPHLHTHVLVANVACDAAGRASALDARALYAQLRTAGALYRAQLRFEVAARLDVRWELRRGGFADLVDVPRSVLLAFSRRQEAILEELAASGRHGVGAARAAALRTRPAKDLETPYEALVEAWWGRARALGLSQTRLAELAPARRPGERTPPEPGEVVEALRLLEGLERACRRDELVRHVAGVLPGGAPVRVVEAAVDAALASGRLVAARTVARRLGRGRRLPAGGREPLFVPAALAAAERRVAVARAAAPGVTRSPGAPSEPLLVCEHHPGQRVAAEVLFDLARAATLAGRPAAAIAADGARAAYLEAVVGVAAQPPARADALAAGGMVLVEDGALGAATLDRLVGRARELAGTVVLVPRVERLDLTGAPAGARGPLGVLEEGCHRVELVERPAGLMARAQELLAAARRDGRDARLVLAAGRVSGDAARLGGRPPTELVVLGGATSLPRALLEDPSVRRVHLAVAPLRRVGAERRARALARPASAVLARDVRAWPSAGRTRRRDAGLELGVPAQLAR; the protein is encoded by the coding sequence GTGCTCACCGTGGCGAAGGTCGCCCGCGGCGGCGAGGCCTACTACCTCGCGACGGCGCCGCCGCAGGGAGCCGGCCCCCTGCTCGAGCCCGCGGGCTACTGGCTCGGGACGCGGGCGCGCGACCTTGGCCCTGCCGCGGTCGACCGGTCGACGCTCGGCGCGCTCCTCGAGGGCGTCGACGCCGTGACGGGGGAGGTGCGTGGCACGGCGCTCCATCGGCGCCGCATCGTCGCCTTCGACTGCACCTTCTCCGCGCCGAAGTCCGCAAGCGTCCTCTTCGCCCTCGGCGCCCCCGAGACGGCGGCCGCCCTGCGCGAGGCCCACGACGCGAGCGTCGCCGCGACCCTCGCCTACCTCGAGCGGCGCGCGGCGCGCGTGCGGCGGGAGGTCGGCGGCGAGCGAGTCGCCGTGCCGGCTGACGGCTTCGCCGCGGCCGCCTTCGTCCACCGGACGAGCCGGGCGCCGGACCCGCACCTGCACACCCACGTCCTCGTGGCGAACGTGGCCTGCGACGCGGCGGGGCGAGCGTCAGCCCTCGACGCGCGCGCGCTGTACGCGCAGCTGCGGACCGCCGGCGCGCTCTATCGCGCCCAGCTGCGCTTCGAGGTGGCCGCCCGCCTCGACGTCCGCTGGGAGCTGCGACGGGGAGGGTTCGCGGACCTCGTCGACGTGCCGCGATCGGTGCTCCTCGCCTTCTCGCGCCGTCAGGAGGCCATCCTCGAGGAGCTGGCGGCCTCCGGCCGGCACGGCGTCGGCGCGGCGCGCGCCGCCGCGCTGCGGACGCGCCCGGCGAAGGACCTCGAGACGCCCTACGAGGCGCTCGTCGAGGCGTGGTGGGGGCGTGCGCGCGCCCTCGGGCTCTCGCAGACGCGCCTCGCCGAGCTGGCCCCGGCGCGTCGGCCGGGCGAGCGGACGCCGCCCGAGCCCGGGGAGGTGGTCGAGGCGCTGCGCCTGCTCGAAGGGCTGGAACGAGCTTGCCGGCGCGACGAGCTCGTCCGCCACGTCGCCGGCGTGCTGCCCGGCGGCGCGCCGGTGCGCGTCGTGGAGGCCGCCGTCGACGCGGCGCTCGCCTCGGGCCGCCTGGTGGCGGCGCGCACCGTGGCCCGTCGCCTCGGCCGTGGCCGTCGCCTGCCGGCCGGCGGACGCGAGCCGCTCTTCGTCCCTGCGGCGCTCGCCGCGGCCGAGCGCCGCGTGGCCGTTGCGCGTGCGGCCGCTCCGGGGGTGACGCGGTCGCCCGGTGCACCGAGCGAGCCGCTCCTCGTCTGCGAGCACCACCCCGGCCAGCGCGTCGCGGCCGAGGTGCTCTTCGACCTCGCGAGAGCCGCGACGCTCGCGGGCAGACCGGCGGCGGCGATCGCCGCAGACGGCGCCCGAGCGGCCTACCTCGAGGCGGTCGTCGGGGTGGCGGCGCAGCCCCCGGCGCGCGCCGACGCTCTCGCCGCCGGCGGGATGGTGCTCGTGGAGGACGGTGCGCTCGGCGCGGCGACGCTGGACCGTCTCGTCGGGCGCGCCCGAGAGCTGGCGGGGACGGTCGTGCTCGTGCCGCGCGTCGAGCGGCTCGACCTCACCGGCGCGCCCGCGGGGGCGAGGGGTCCGCTCGGGGTGCTCGAGGAAGGATGCCACCGGGTGGAGCTCGTCGAGCGACCCGCCGGGCTCATGGCCCGGGCGCAGGAGCTCCTCGCCGCAGCGCGCCGAGACGGCCGTGACGCCCGCCTGGTCCTCGCGGCGGGGCGCGTGAGCGGTGACGCTGCACGCCTCGGCGGTCGGCCGCCGACCGAGCTCGTCGTGCTCGGAGGTGCCACGTCGCTGCCGCGAGCGCTCCTCGAAGATCCCAGCGTGCGCCGCGTCCACCTCGCGGTCGCGCCGCTGCGGCGAGTCGGCGCCGAGCGGCGGGCCCGCGCCCTCGCGCGCCCCGCGTCGGCCGTGCTCGCCCGCGACGTGCGCGCCTGGCCGTCGGCCGGCCGCACGCGCCGGCGCGACGCCGGGCTCGAGCTCGGGGTGCCGGCCCAGCTGGCGCGATGA